A region from the Rosa rugosa chromosome 6, drRosRugo1.1, whole genome shotgun sequence genome encodes:
- the LOC133718196 gene encoding protein ARABIDILLO 1: MSRRVRRKVGRKGKEKVVLPSYPEIEDEVSGSVYNGFVDWTGLPDDTVIQLFSCLNDRDRASLASTCKTWRVLGISPCLWTSLDLRAHKCNDAMATSLASRCVNLKKLRFRGAESADAVLHLQARNLLEISGDYCRKITDATLSVIVARHEALESLQLGPDFCERISSDAIKAVAFCCPKLKKLRLSGIRDVHADAINALTKHCPNLTDIGFIDCLNVDEMALGNVVSVRFLSVAGTSNMKWGAVSHLWHKLPNLTGLDVSRTDISSAAVSRLLSSSQSLKVLCALNCPELEGDTNFAPRKYKSKLLLALFTDILKELALLFVDITKKGKNVFLDWRNSVNKDKNLDDIMTWLEWILSHTLLRIAESNQQGLDAFWLKQGATLLLNLMQSSQEDVQERAATGLATFVVIDDENASIDCGRAEAVMRDGGIRLLLNLARSWREGLQSEAAKAIANLSVNANVAKAVAEEGGIDILAGLARSMNRLVAEEAAGGLWNLSVGEEHKSAIAEAGGVKALVDLIFKWSSGGDGVLERAAGALANLAADDKCSTEVAVAGGVHALVMLARNCKFEGVQEQAARALANLAAHGDSNSNNAAVGQEAGALEALVQLTQSPHEGVRQEAAGALWNLSFDDRNREAIAAAGGVEALVALAQGCSNASPGLQERAAGALWGLSVSEANSIAIGREGGVVPLIALARSEAADVHETAAGALWNLAFNPGNALRIVEEGGVPALVHLCSSSVSKMARFMAALALAYMFDGRMDEYALVGISSESISKGVSLDGARRMALKHIETFVLTFSDPQTFSAAAASSAPAALAQVTEGARIQEAGHLRCSGAEIGRFVAMLRNPSSVLKSCAAFALLQFTIPGGRHAMHHASLMQNGGAARVLRAAAAAATAPLEAKIFAKIVLRNLEHHHMEPSL; encoded by the exons ATGAGTCGTAGGGTAAGGAGGAAGGTGGGTAGGAAGGGGAAGGAGAAGGTGGTTTTGCCGAGTTATCCTGAGATTGAGGATGAAGTTTCGGGTTCAGTGTACAATGGGTTTGTTGATTGGACTGGTTTGCCTGATGATACAGTAATTCAGTTGTTTTCGTGTCTGAATGATCGGGACCGGGCGAGTCTAGCATCAACTTGCAAGACATGGAGGGTTCTTGGGATTTCTCCTTGTTTGTGGACCTCTTTGGATCTTCGCGCGCACAAATGTAATGATGCCATGGCAACTTCACTTGCTTCGAGATGTGTGAATCTTAAGAAGCTTAGGTTTCGTGGGGCAGAATCCGCTGATGCTGTACTGCATCTTCAGGCGAGGAATTTACTTGAGATAAGTGGCGATTACTGCAGAAAAATAACCGATGCAACTCTTTCTGTGATTGTGGCTCGGCACGAGGCACTTGAAAGCCTCCAGCTTGGGCCAGATTTCTGTGAAAGGATCAGCAGTGATGCCATAAAAGCCGTAGCTTTTTGCTGTCCTAAATTGAAGAAGCTTCGACTATCTGGAATTAGGGATGTTCACGCTGATGCTATTAATGCTCTAACCAAGCATTGCCCAAATTTGACTGATATTGGGTTCATAGACTGTCTGAACGTTGACGAGATGGCATTGGGAAATGTTGTGTCAGTTCGTTTCCTCTCTGTCGCAGGGACATCAAATATGAAATGGGGTGCGGTTTCACATCTTTGGCATAAGCTGCCTAACTTGACTGGTCTCGATGTTTCAAGAACTGATATTAGTTCTGCTGCTGTTTCACGATTGTTGTCATCATCACAGAGCCTGAAGGTTTTATGTGCCTTGAATTGTCCCGAGCTTGAAGGAGACACCAACTTTGCTCCCCGTAAATATAAAAGTAAATTGTTACTTGCCCTTTTTACAGATATTTTGAAAGAACTAGCTTTATTATTTGTCGATATTACAAAGAAAGGGAAGAATGTGTTTTTGGATTGGAGGAACTCAGTGAACAAGGATAAGAACTTGGATGACATTATGACGTGGCTTGAGTGGATTCTGTCTCATACTCTTTTGCGCATTGCCGAGAGCAATCAGCAAGGTTTGGATGCTTTTTGGCTCAAGCAAGGTGCAACATTGTTGCTCAATTTAATGCAGAGCTCACAAGAGGATGTCCAGGAAAGGGCAGCTACAGGACTTGCAACTTTTGTTGTTATTGATGATGAAAATGCTAGCATCGATTGTGGGAGGGCGGAAGCTGTTATGCGAGATGGTGGCATACGTCTTCTCCTAAACCTAGCAAGATCTTGGCGGGAAGGGCTTCAGTCAGAGGCTGCAAAG GCTATAGCAAATTTGTCTGTGAATGCCAATGTTGCAAAAGCTGTTGCTGAAGAAGGAGGAATCGATATTCTGGCTGGTTTGGCAAGGTCTATGAATAGGCTGGTTGCTGAAGAGGCTGCTGGAGGACTATGGAATCTTTCTGTTGGAGAAGAACACAAG AGTGCCATCGCCGAAGCCGGTGGTGTAAAAGCTTTAGTTGATCTTATATTCAAGTGGTCCTCTGGTGGTGATGGAGTTCTG GAACGTGCAGCTGGTGCACTGGCGAATTTGGCTGCTGATGACAAGTGTAGCACAGAGGTTGCAGTGGCAGGTGGTGTGCATGCTTTAGTGATGCTTGCTCGTAACTGCAAATTTGAGGGAGTGCAAGAGCAG GCTGCCCGTGCGTTGGCTAATTTAGCTGCTCATGGAGATAGTAATAGTAATAATGCTGCAGTGGGACAAGAGGCTGGTGCTCTTGAAGCACTTGTTCAGCTTACACAATCTCCTCATGAAGGAGTCAG GCAAGAGGCAGCTGGCGCATTGTGGAATCTGTCATTTGATGACAGAAATCGAGAAGCAATTGCTGCAGCGGGTGGTGTCGAGGCCTTG GTTGCTCTTGCACAAGGCTGCTCAAATGCCTCCCCGGGTCTTCAAGAAAGGGCTGCTGGTGCTCTTTGGGGATTGTCAGTCTCTGAAGCCAATAG CATTGCCATTGGACGAGAAGGAGGTGTTGTGCCTTTGATTGCTTTGGCACGCTCTGAAGCTGCC GATGTCCATGAAACAGCTGCAGGTGCTCTTTGGAATCTTGCTTTTAATCCGGGTAATGCTCTCCGTATAGTAGAGGAAGGAGGTGTTCCTGCACttgttcatctttgttcttcatCGGTGTCAAAAATGGCTCGCTTCATGGCTGCATTGGCATTGGCGTACATGTTTGATGGCAG AATGGATGAATACGCCTTGGTAGGTATTTCTTCGGAAAGCATATCAAAGGGTGTGAGCTTAGATGGGGCTAGAAGGATGGCTCTGAAGCACATTGAGACCTTTGTCCTCACATTTTCTGATCCACAGACAttttctgctgctgctgcatcATCAGCCCCTGCAGCATTGGCACAAGTTACAGAAGGAGCTCGCATTCAAGAAGCAGGACATCTCAGATGCAG TGGGGCTGAAATCGGAAGATTTGTTGCTATGCTACGAAATCCATCATCTGTTCTCAAGTCATGTGCTGCATTTGCTCTTCTCCAG TTTACCATTCCTGGTGGTCGGCATGCTATGCACCATGCAAGCCTTATGCAAAATGGAGGAGCAGCACGGGTTCTGCGGGCCGCAGCTGCTGCAGCAACTGCTCCTCTTGAAGCCAAAATCTTTGCTAAAATCGTGCTTCGCAATCTTGAGCATCACCACATGGAACCATCACTATAA